The Desmodus rotundus isolate HL8 chromosome 2, HLdesRot8A.1, whole genome shotgun sequence region tgcccccagccccccacaccccccaccctccagtcaGGAGGTGGAGAAAGAGCGGAGCTGCCTGGTGTCAGAGGAGCCGAGCGGCCCACCGGAAGGGCCAGAAGGAACAGTGAGGACTGTAGTCACTGCAGTAGCGTAAGCAGGAGGCCAAACCAGAGGAGGCCTGacccctgcccccgccaccccccacagAAGGACATGGGGAGGGACAGGTGAGAGAGCCCAGGACAAAAGCCTcctgcaggaaggaaggggaggaagggctgAGAGTGGAAGTGCTGGGCACCCGGTCAGAGTCAGTACCTTCAAGGCCCCCAAAAGGAGGCCTCCGAAGGCAGGCACCAGGCTCGGAAGGCAGACGCGGCCAGCGGGAAGGCAGCGCCCTGGCCGCGCCCCGCGCCTGGTGTGTGGCAGGAGGCTGAGGCCTTTGCGATTGTGAGGACCAGGCCTGGCAGCAGCCACCTAGGACTCTGGTCAGGAGCTAGGCTCCTCGCGTCCCAgatttgtttcctgggctttctgTACCAGTGCCCGTGATGAGTAGGGTTTTCAGGAGGGGACAGTTGCCTTCCCTGGAAGCACAGGTGTGAGGCCCTGAGCCAAGTTAGACAGTCACTGGGCAGGGTTCCCCTACCAGGGGCAGGTGTGGAGAAAGAACTAAGTGGTCAATAAAATCCTTTCACTCTGTGGGTATTGTTGATTTAAATTGTGTGCCTGGGAGCAGGAGCAGTTTCTTTCCAAGAATTTAGGTTAGAGTATTAGAAGCGTTGCCCTATGGGACAGTCAGACTGACCACATAGCCCGAATAACAAAATAGTCCAGTTTGGACCCAAGAAGAGGCAGGTGGAGCAATTATGAGAAGAGACCTGAGAGCTCAGAGGGACCCACAGGTAAGCGGCCCAGGCACCACAGGCATCAGCGGGAGGGAGGGATGCACCAGGGGGTGTGATGGGAAAGCTAGGCTCTGGGGGGAGGAAAGTCAATTCCTCCCTGAACAGGAGACACCATTGTCAACTCCAGGAGGGGTGAAAGGTGAAACTCCCAAGTcagagggaggagctgggctTGTCTTTGTGACCTCGGGTTATGGAAGTCCCAAACTCAGTAAAGACAAACAATCAGGAAGAAGTCACATCAGAACAAGAATCTCTGCTCTGGAAGGTCACCGTGGGCAGTGCCAATGACTATGGGGCAGACAGGGAAGGTGTTTGTCATGCCTAGAACTGACAAGAATACAAATGGATGATGAACCCGAGAACCCACAAGGAAAACGTTAGAGCAATCAATCctcagaaaagaacaaaagcaggCAACTTACAAAAGAAGGAACCCAAACAGCTCACACACAGGTGATGGCGTACTCAAGTCGTGTGAGTGAGAGATGCAAACTACAACAGTAGGGAGATACTACTTCTCTCCTATTATCCTCCttaaaggagggaaggaaaaacacaCGAAGATGGAAAGCAAACTGGAAAATGAGCCGAGGCCCATCTGAGTGCTCAAACCTGCTTTTCTTAACTTGTTTTAAAGGAAGTTGGGGGCGGGGCATAAGGCGGGCCTCGGGCTCTGAGTGGGGCCACTGAGCTCTCTGGGGCTGTGGCACGAATGTGCCCGCAGCCTGGAAAGCCAAAGGCAGTGTGGCCACCCGGCCACCGAAGCTGCAGGCAGGACCTGGGAGAGCAGTGACACCAACGATAACCCAGCAGATGTGGCCCAGAGCGCTCCCCAGACCAGCAAGGGTGAAGTCCTCTACACACACCAATAAATTTCAATGCAAAACACCTGCTCCTTCAGTCCTTTCCCAAAGTCCATCTCTGCGCCTTGGAGTCAAAGGCTCCCAGAAATATGCACGACCTTGTCCGCAGGGTCAGGCACAGCGAGGACAGTGGCATCTGAACCCAGCTCTCCTGGGCCCCGCTGTGTCCCGCAGCCTCCCATTGACCTCTCAGGGGCTCAGTCTCCTCGACAGCCGCAGAAGACGGTGCCCCCCTTTCATGTAGGGCTGTGGGAGGGACTGGCAGTCTTATCTGGCAAGCAGAAGATGCTCCCCAAACAGGGACTGCCTCACCGAGACTGGATTAGAAAGCGATCACCCGTCCCTGACGACGCAGTCAGCCCTGCGCTGGGCcacttttgaagaaatatttaactTTCCACCTGAGTTTGTTTGCGGAAGGACCTGCCTTTGCCTGCAGGAAGGCAGGCTGCTGGGCTGGCTAAGCAGGTCTCCTGAGTCAGATCCGTGTGGCTGGTACAGCTGACGTGAAGTTCACGTTATGTAAACGGGCAACAGGGCGTCGGGGTGCCTTGACCAGTGACGCAGGGAAGTCCCCACACAGGGCACGGGGACCGAGTCCATCTGCTGGCCCCACACTTCACAGCTCAAAACCCGAACCTCCGCTCCACCCTTGTCACGTGCTGTGCTTTAGGCACAGTGCCCCCCGGCCTCAGGGGCACGTGGATGTTCTGGAGAGAAAAGACGGAGTGATGGCATgcaggctgcagggcagggggCTGATGGGGGCTCTTCCAGGACAGGACGCTCCCTGGCCCTCTGGGTCCCACCCACAGAACATGCCTTCTCCTGGACCCACCTCTGCCAGGAGCCAAGAGGTGGGAGAGGTGAAGATGAAGGGGCAGTCCCTGCAGCGGTCACTGCATGACACATGACCAGCAGGGCACCCACCACGGGGCTGCGCGACCAGGGGCCTTGATCTTAGCCCCCAGGGGTCCCGCTAAGAAACAAGGCAACCTACACTCCACCCAAGGTTTCCTTCTGGGACGGAAAACGGGCAAGCACACCCAAGCCAATCCAAGAATTTTGTGAGCTGAGTAATGACTCCTAGGACCAAAACACCTGCTGGTTCTTCTCCAGGGCCTGCCCTCACCAGCAACAAGGAAGAGGTGTGTGAGCCTGCTGCTGGGACAACACACTCAACCAAGGAGGGTATAAAAGCTGGACAGCCCCAGCAtctcacacactcactcaccttcacacacacatacacacacacacacacacactcctcccggctcacctccagccccaccaccccaccaTGGCCGCCTCCACCCTGTCCATCTGCTCCAGCGACCTGAGCTACAGTGGCCACGCCTGCCTGCCCGGTTCCAGTGACTCTTGCACTGACTCCTCCTGGCAGGTGGACGACTGtccagagagctgctgtgagccCTCCTGCTGTgctcccagctgctgccagtccacctgctgtgcccccagctgctgccagtcCACCCCCAGCTGCTGTACCCTCATCCCCATCCAGACCCTCATCTGTACTCCAGTGAGCTGCACAtccagcctctgctgccaggcgACCTGTGGGCCCAGCCCCTGCCAATCAGCCTGCACCAGCTCCTGCACACCCTTGTGCTGCCAGCAGTCTAGCTGCCAGCCCTCCTGCTGCACCTCTTCCCCCTGTCAGCAGGCCTGCTGTACACCCCTCTGCTGCACACCTGTCTGCTGCACACCCATCTGTTGCAAGCCTGTGTGCTGTGTGCCTGTCTGCTCTGGGGccgccccctgcccagcccactcatgctgccagcccaccccctgcccctcatcAAGCTGCAGAccctcctcctctgtgtccctCATCTGCCGCCCTGTGTGCAGACCCTCCTGCTGCGTGCCTATCTCCTCCTGCTGTGCCCCTTCCTGCTGCCAGCCCAGCTGCTGCCGCCCAGCCTCCTGCATGTCCCTCATCTGCCGCCCTGTGTGCTCCCGCCCAGCCTGCTGTGTCCCTGCCTTGGCCCTGAAGTCCTGCTGCTGACTGGTCACATCTCCCCAGGGCAGCCAggctcaggccccacccctgcgACTATGGGTCTCCCAGCCATCCCTCAGTCTGGCCCTGAGCCATGCCAGGAGGCTGCCCTCACCCGGGTCAAGGTCAAGTCCCACTTGGAAGCCGACTGCCATGTTCTGCAGTGGTCCAGCACTTAGACATTTCTGAGCAGGATGATGTAGAAGAACCAAATGATCATACTCAATGCTATAGCCCTCGAGGGGAGCCTCGGCAGTCCTCACGGCAGTGGTCCCTCCATATGTCCCGCCCCATGAGGACCAGCTCAGCCCCCATCAGTCTCTGACCCTGAGCCTGGTCTGGATGCACTTGAGCAAAGTGACCAATAAACACCCCTGAACTGGGCATTGCATTCATGGCCACGTGTCTTTATCTCCATTTCTCAGGTTGACTGCCCATCTACCT contains the following coding sequences:
- the LOC112308933 gene encoding keratin-associated protein 10-3-like; the encoded protein is MAASTLSICSSDLSYSGHACLPGSSDSCTDSSWQVDDCPESCCEPSCCAPSCCQSTCCAPSCCQSTPSCCTLIPIQTLICTPVSCTSSLCCQATCGPSPCQSACTSSCTPLCCQQSSCQPSCCTSSPCQQACCTPLCCTPVCCTPICCKPVCCVPVCSGAAPCPAHSCCQPTPCPSSSCRPSSSVSLICRPVCRPSCCVPISSCCAPSCCQPSCCRPASCMSLICRPVCSRPACCVPALALKSCC